From Chaetodon auriga isolate fChaAug3 chromosome 10, fChaAug3.hap1, whole genome shotgun sequence, a single genomic window includes:
- the LOC143327451 gene encoding keratin, type II cytoskeletal cochleal-like, giving the protein MATRSVSIKTVRSSYGGGGSSGGGFSAGGFSAGSFSGSGGSFRSVGGGKSFSSRSAMPLSRPSIATSSIGVGMYKSGGFSYGGAYGAGGGAGGGLLSMGGGGAYGVGGAGMCVPPITNVQVNQNLLAPLNLEIDPNIQHVRTQEKEQIKTLNNRFASFIDKVRFLEQQNKMLETKWSLLQEQTTTRSNIDAMFEAYIANLRRQLDGLGNEKVKLEGELRNMQVLVEDFKNKYEDEINKRAGVENEFVLLKKDVDAAYMNKVELEAKVDALQDEINFLRAVYEAELRELQGQIKDTSVIVEMDNSRNLDMDAIVAEVKCQYEEIANRSRAEAESWYQQKYQEMQTSAGQYGEDLRNTKSEIAELNRMISRLQNEIEAVKAQRANLEAQIAEAEERGELAVKDAKARIRDLEEALQRAKQDMARQVREYQELMNVKLALDIEIATYKKLLEGEESRLATGGAAATIHVQQTSSSFGAGGGGGGGAVYGGMGGSYGSGMSMSSGSGFGGGLSISSGGGVGVGGGIGMGGGSSIKMSSSSSSYRRY; this is encoded by the exons ATGGCAACCAGATCTGTGTCCATCAAAACCGTCAGGTCCAGCTATGGTGGAGGTGGTAGTAGTGGTGGCGGTTTCAGTGCCGGCGGTTTCAGTGCCGGCAGTTTCAGCGGCAGCGGTGGTAGCTTCAGAAGCGTTGGAGGAGGAAAATCATTTTCTTCAAGATCTGCCATGCCACTTTCAAGGCCATCAATTGCAACATCCAGCATTGGAGTTGGAATGTATAAGTCTGGTGGCTTTTCTTATGGTGGTGCGTATGGTGCTGGtggaggtgctggtggtggtcTTTTGTCtatgggtggtggtggtgcttaCGGTGTTGGTGGCGCTGGAATGTGTGTGCCTCCGATCACAAACGTCCAAGTCAACCAGAACCTGCTGGCCCCCCTGAACCTTGAAATTGACCCCAACATTCAGCATGTCCGTACCCAAGAGAAAGAGCAGATCAAGACTCTAAACAACCGCTTTGCCAGCTTCATCGACAAG GTTCGCTTCctggagcagcagaacaaaatgCTGGAGACCAAATGGAGCTTGCTGCAAGAGCAGACCACCACCCGCTCCAACATCGACGCCATGTTTGAGGCTTACATCGCCAACCTGCGCAGACAGCTGGATGGGCTCGGCAACGAAAAAGTCAAGCTGGAGGGAGAGCTGAGGAACATGCAGGTGCTGGTTGAGGACTTCAAGAACAA ATATGAAGACGAAATCAACAAGCGTGCTGGTGTGGAGAATGAGTTTGTGCTCCTCAAGAAG GATGTAGATGCCGCCTACATGAACAAGGTTGAGCTGGAGGCCAAGGTTGATGCTCTTCAGGATGAGATCAACTTCCTCAGAGCTGTCTATGAGGCG GAACTGCGTGAGCTCCAGGGACAGATCAAGGACACCTCAGTCATTGTGGAGATGGACAACAGCCGCAATCTGGACATGGACGCCATTGTGGCTGAAGTTAAGTGTCAATATGAGGAGATCGCCAACCGCAGCCGTGCTGAGGCAGAGTCATGGTATCAGCAGAAG TACCAGGAGATGCAGACCAGTGCAGGCCAGTATGGAGAAGACCTTCGCAACACCAAGAGTGAAATTGCTGAGCTCAACCGCATGATTAGCCGCCTCCAGAATGAGATTGAGGCAGTTAAAGCACAG CGTGCCAACCTGGAGGCCCAGATCGCTGAGGCTGAGGAGCGTGGTGAGCTGGCTGTGAAGGACGCCAAGGCCCGCATCAGGGACCTGGAAGAGGCCCTGCAGAGAGCCAAACAGGACATGGCCCGCCAGGTCCGTGAGTACCAGGAGCTCATGAACGTCAAACTGGCTCTGGACATTGAGATTGCCACCTACAAGAAGCTTCTGGAAGGAGAGGAATCCAG ACTTGCTACCGGTGGTGCAGCTGCAACCATCCATGTacaacaaacaagcagcagctttG GAGCAGGAGGCGGCGGTGGCGGTGGAGCAGTTTACGGTGGTATGGGTGGCAGCTATGGAAGCGGTATGAGCATGAGCAGCGGCTCAGGCTTTGGAGGAGGTTTGAGCATAAGCAGCGGCGGCGGTGTCGGTGTTGGCGGCGGCATCGGCATGGGCGGTGGAAGCAgcattaaaatgagctccagcagcagcagctaccgCCGTTACTAA